One window of the Deinococcus radiotolerans genome contains the following:
- a CDS encoding leishmanolysin-related zinc metalloendopeptidase yields the protein MRRTLTLSALLSLTALLASCGSAPASVQAAEPAPGTVNVADLPVDPYAKTAALQPQATEAYNITLNFASGSDSSVVNAMKAAASRWQGVITQGQPDLTVSIPAGSCGSNAAYSGTIDDIMVFTGNKSIDGPGGILAQSGPCSVRSSTGLTTYSTLVFDTADLANFSSQLSDIAVHELGHSLGIGSLWSRFGLVSGVNTTNPIYKGTNGVREYRAAGGTLSTVPVENQGGSGTKGAHWRETTFKTELMTGYLNSGVKNPLSRISVGSLQDMGYAVNYAAADAYTVPTATAQTLEGLDLGGREQIITPRYRTE from the coding sequence ATGCGCCGTACCCTGACCCTGTCCGCCCTGCTGTCCCTGACTGCCCTGCTCGCCTCGTGCGGCAGCGCGCCCGCCAGCGTGCAGGCCGCCGAGCCTGCGCCCGGCACCGTGAATGTCGCGGACCTGCCCGTCGACCCGTACGCGAAGACGGCCGCCCTGCAACCCCAGGCGACCGAGGCGTACAACATCACCCTGAATTTCGCCTCGGGCAGCGACAGCAGCGTCGTGAACGCCATGAAGGCCGCCGCGAGCCGCTGGCAGGGCGTGATCACGCAGGGCCAGCCGGACCTGACCGTCAGCATTCCTGCGGGCAGCTGCGGCAGCAACGCCGCGTACAGCGGCACCATCGACGACATCATGGTGTTCACCGGGAACAAGAGCATCGACGGTCCTGGCGGCATCCTCGCGCAGAGTGGCCCGTGCAGCGTGCGCAGCAGCACCGGCCTGACCACGTACTCCACGCTGGTGTTCGACACCGCCGACCTGGCGAACTTCAGCAGCCAGCTCTCCGACATTGCCGTGCACGAGCTGGGGCACTCGCTGGGCATCGGGTCGCTGTGGTCGCGCTTCGGGCTGGTCAGCGGCGTGAACACCACCAACCCCATCTACAAGGGCACCAATGGCGTGCGCGAGTACCGCGCGGCGGGCGGCACGCTCAGCACCGTGCCGGTCGAGAACCAGGGCGGCAGCGGCACCAAGGGCGCCCACTGGCGCGAGACGACCTTCAAGACGGAACTCATGACCGGCTACCTGAACAGCGGCGTGAAGAACCCCCTGAGCCGCATCAGCGTGGGCAGCCTGCAGGACATGGGGTACGCCGTGAACTACGCCGCGGCCGACGCGTACACGGTGCCCACCGCGACCGCGCAGACCCTGGAAGGGCTGGACCTGGGCGGCCGGGAGCAGATCATCACGCCCAGGTACCGCACCGAGTAA
- a CDS encoding GNAT family N-acetyltransferase → MFTLRPARDTDRAALYRICLETGASGEDATHLYADPLILGHVYAGPYLTHAPQFAFVLEHQDSGDVMGYVLGAPDTAAFETTLEREWWPALRGVYPDPLDVPRADRTPDQRIAHLIHHPPRAPQDILDPYPAHLHIDLLPGAQGGGRGRALMTTLLDALRAAGVPGVHLGVGESNVRAQGFYRHLGFQEVRRAPGAVTFGLPL, encoded by the coding sequence ATGTTCACCCTGCGTCCCGCCCGCGACACCGACCGCGCCGCGCTGTACCGCATCTGCCTGGAAACCGGGGCCAGTGGCGAGGACGCCACTCACCTGTACGCGGACCCTCTGATCCTGGGTCACGTGTACGCCGGGCCGTACCTGACGCACGCGCCGCAGTTCGCATTCGTGCTGGAACATCAGGACTCTGGGGACGTGATGGGCTACGTCCTGGGCGCGCCAGACACCGCCGCGTTCGAGACCACTCTGGAGCGCGAGTGGTGGCCGGCCCTGCGCGGCGTGTACCCAGACCCGCTGGACGTGCCCCGCGCGGACCGCACCCCGGATCAGCGGATCGCGCACCTGATCCACCATCCGCCGCGTGCGCCGCAGGACATCCTGGACCCCTACCCCGCGCACCTGCACATTGACCTGCTGCCCGGTGCGCAGGGCGGCGGCCGGGGCCGGGCGCTCATGACCACGCTGCTGGACGCGCTGCGGGCGGCGGGCGTGCCCGGCGTGCACCTGGGTGTCGGGGAGTCCAACGTCCGCGCGCAGGGCTTCTACCGGCACCTGGGCTTTCAGGAGGTGCGCCGCGCGCCCGGCGCCGTGACCTTCGGCCTGCCGCTGTAA
- the ruvA gene encoding Holliday junction branch migration protein RuvA — MIAYLSGTVREVRENSAVIVAGGVGYEVQCPVSTLGKLVVGETAELNTRFVVREDAQLLFGFHDADSVRLFDLLTSVSGVGPKLALALLSAMPVSALAAGLLGGDVKLLSSVSGVGKKTAERLVLELQGKVPEHLAAPATGSGAGKAARVTSTAGRDAVDALLALGFREAQVRGVVAELVAADPDLSADSLIRKSLGKLR; from the coding sequence ATGATTGCCTACCTGTCCGGCACCGTCCGGGAAGTCCGAGAGAACAGCGCCGTGATTGTCGCCGGCGGCGTCGGGTACGAGGTGCAGTGCCCGGTCAGCACCCTGGGCAAGCTAGTCGTGGGAGAAACCGCTGAACTGAACACCCGTTTCGTGGTCCGTGAGGACGCCCAGCTGCTGTTCGGTTTCCACGACGCTGACAGCGTCCGCCTGTTCGATCTGCTCACCAGTGTCAGCGGCGTCGGCCCGAAGCTGGCCCTGGCACTGCTGTCCGCCATGCCGGTCAGTGCCCTGGCCGCCGGGCTGCTCGGCGGGGACGTGAAACTGCTCTCCAGCGTCAGCGGCGTCGGCAAGAAGACCGCCGAGCGCCTCGTGCTGGAACTTCAGGGCAAGGTGCCTGAACATCTCGCCGCGCCCGCGACTGGCAGCGGCGCCGGGAAGGCCGCGCGGGTCACGAGTACCGCGGGCCGCGACGCCGTGGACGCCCTGCTGGCCCTGGGCTTCCGCGAGGCGCAGGTGCGCGGCGTGGTCGCGGAACTCGTGGCGGCCGACCCCGACCTGAGCGCCGACAGTCTGATCCGCAAGAGCCTCGGGAAACTCCGGTAG
- a CDS encoding TetR/AcrR family transcriptional regulator, producing MRQNPARRAALLHAAMTLLAQRGAEALSYRNLDEAAALPVGTAANYFRTRADLLVQLTRHVLEQLRPDPATVTAALAGPEQERHAALLQHLLDRMLREREATLALLELRLLARRHPDIQDAFRETIQANLALSQAFSDTHGFTAEPGAFLMGYLLLSGFVFEELTLPGLLPPDLGPRLIQALTGTGPAGSSDGADGPEWHLP from the coding sequence ATGCGTCAGAATCCAGCCCGCCGTGCGGCCCTGCTCCACGCGGCCATGACCCTTCTCGCCCAGCGGGGCGCCGAGGCCCTCAGCTACCGCAACCTGGACGAGGCCGCCGCGCTGCCCGTCGGGACCGCCGCCAATTACTTCCGCACGCGGGCCGACCTGCTCGTGCAGCTGACCCGCCACGTTCTGGAGCAGCTGCGCCCCGATCCGGCCACCGTGACCGCCGCCCTGGCCGGGCCGGAACAGGAGCGCCACGCCGCGCTCCTCCAGCACCTGCTGGACCGGATGCTGCGCGAACGCGAGGCGACCCTCGCCCTGCTGGAACTCAGACTGCTGGCCCGGCGGCACCCGGACATTCAGGACGCCTTCCGGGAGACCATCCAGGCCAACCTGGCGCTCAGTCAGGCGTTCAGTGACACGCACGGGTTCACAGCAGAGCCCGGGGCGTTTCTGATGGGGTATCTGCTGCTGAGCGGCTTCGTGTTCGAGGAACTGACCCTGCCGGGCCTGCTGCCCCCAGACCTCGGACCCCGGCTGATCCAGGCTCTGACCGGGACTGGCCCGGCAGGCAGCTCGGACGGAGCCGATGGTCCTGAGTGGCACCTGCCCTGA
- a CDS encoding VOC family protein, with the protein MTFTALSVTVLSADPVRSAHFYRQHLGFTPTAELGWFVSLHHPDLPGLHLDLLRQGHPAAGPALSQQRTSGVMLALIVPDVTAQAYRLAQAGLDFLMPVTTEPWGQKRCQIQGPDGVTVELLEMVAPDPDWLAQEALT; encoded by the coding sequence ATGACCTTCACTGCTCTCAGCGTCACAGTGCTCAGTGCCGATCCGGTCCGCAGCGCCCACTTCTACCGTCAGCACCTCGGCTTCACACCCACCGCTGAACTGGGCTGGTTCGTCAGCCTGCACCACCCGGACCTCCCCGGCCTGCACCTTGATCTGCTGCGCCAGGGGCACCCGGCGGCCGGACCGGCCCTCAGTCAGCAGCGCACGTCCGGCGTCATGCTGGCCCTCATCGTCCCGGACGTCACTGCACAGGCCTACCGGCTGGCACAGGCAGGGCTGGACTTCCTGATGCCCGTCACGACCGAACCGTGGGGCCAGAAACGCTGCCAGATCCAGGGTCCCGACGGGGTGACAGTTGAACTCCTTGAAATGGTTGCCCCGGACCCCGACTGGCTGGCCCAGGAGGCCCTCACCTGA
- the mnmE gene encoding tRNA uridine-5-carboxymethylaminomethyl(34) synthesis GTPase MnmE, with translation MTRSGLQDTIAAIATAPGSAGVGIVRVSGPAALSVADRVFRGRRAPSRTPGGRFLFGHLLDAAGEVLDEGLCLIFKGPRSYTGEDVAELQTHGSPAVLARVLQATLDGGARPARPGEFTLRAYLSGRLDLAQAEAVLGLIEAQTDTARRQATLGLSGALGERVDGVARNVTRTLAAIQALLDYPEEGVPDEDRTRPLAQADADLRDLLASARAGQVATRGARLALIGRPNAGKSSLLNALLGYERSIVTPTPGTTRDYLEAAVELAGVPVTLVDTAGIRDTADVIEAAGVRQALSLAGAADLVLALEDGSAPREPVGADLSGARVIRVRTKVDLPAAWTDPEALDVSAVTGEGLPALRGAIQAALLGDAARGEAWLTTERQADAARRALAHIQAAQTLPDDLAGYELEEALRALAELTGRDVQEDVVDAVFRNFCVGK, from the coding sequence GTGACCCGCTCCGGCCTGCAAGACACCATCGCCGCCATCGCCACTGCCCCGGGCAGCGCGGGCGTGGGCATCGTGCGCGTCAGCGGCCCCGCCGCGCTCAGCGTCGCGGACCGGGTGTTCCGGGGCCGCCGGGCCCCCTCGCGCACGCCGGGAGGCCGGTTTCTGTTCGGGCACCTGCTGGACGCCGCAGGTGAGGTGCTGGACGAGGGCCTGTGCCTGATCTTCAAGGGGCCGCGCAGCTACACCGGCGAGGACGTGGCTGAACTCCAGACGCACGGCAGCCCCGCCGTCCTGGCCCGCGTCCTCCAGGCGACGCTGGACGGCGGCGCGCGCCCCGCCCGGCCCGGCGAGTTCACGCTGCGCGCGTACCTGAGTGGCCGCCTGGACCTCGCGCAGGCCGAGGCGGTGCTGGGCCTGATCGAGGCGCAGACCGACACGGCCCGCCGCCAGGCGACCCTGGGCCTCAGCGGGGCGCTGGGCGAGCGGGTGGACGGCGTGGCCCGCAACGTCACGCGGACCCTGGCGGCCATCCAGGCGCTCCTCGACTACCCCGAGGAAGGCGTGCCGGACGAGGACCGCACGCGCCCCCTGGCGCAGGCGGACGCCGACCTGCGGGACCTGCTGGCCTCCGCGCGGGCCGGGCAGGTCGCCACGCGCGGCGCGCGGCTCGCGCTGATCGGGCGGCCCAACGCGGGCAAGAGCAGCCTCCTGAACGCCCTGCTGGGCTACGAGCGCAGTATCGTCACGCCCACGCCCGGCACCACCCGCGACTACCTGGAAGCCGCCGTGGAACTCGCCGGGGTGCCCGTCACGCTGGTGGACACCGCAGGCATCCGCGACACCGCCGACGTCATCGAGGCCGCCGGGGTGCGGCAGGCGCTGAGCCTCGCGGGCGCGGCCGATCTGGTCCTGGCGCTGGAGGACGGCAGCGCCCCGCGCGAGCCGGTGGGCGCGGACCTGAGCGGCGCGCGGGTCATCCGCGTCCGCACGAAGGTGGACCTGCCGGCCGCCTGGACCGACCCGGAGGCGCTGGACGTGAGCGCCGTGACTGGAGAGGGCCTGCCCGCGCTGCGCGGCGCCATCCAGGCGGCGCTGCTGGGCGACGCGGCGCGCGGTGAGGCGTGGCTGACCACCGAGCGGCAGGCCGACGCGGCGCGCCGCGCCCTGGCGCACATTCAGGCTGCGCAGACCCTCCCGGACGACCTGGCCGGGTACGAGCTGGAAGAGGCCCTGCGTGCCCTGGCTGAACTCACGGGCCGGGACGTGCAGGAGGACGTGGTGGACGCCGTGTTCCGCAACTTCTGCGTGGGCAAATAG
- a CDS encoding LysR family transcriptional regulator — MRVNPEHLVTFSVVAELGSVSRAGQALNLSQPAVSGQLRALQEQFGQALYVRQGRGVALTEAGERLLPHAQAIARNLAEVAGQISGARQRPVAALRVGLSFALSEQASALVRRARAAGLHLRVVARPAGTLTEEVRAGRLGAALIITSPQRPVEGLDLHRVGEDQLRLVTPPGHALAGLGYVPPHALRGETLLWSARGSGVRRQAERLLDGVGVPPGQGLELGSLWGVLAGVRAGDGVAIMPASFVARDVQMGAVASVGLEAPAVTVVHTLVTAPEPLLSAEVHALVRLLRPG; from the coding sequence GTGAGGGTCAATCCGGAGCATCTGGTCACGTTCAGCGTGGTCGCGGAGCTGGGCAGCGTCAGCCGCGCCGGGCAGGCCCTGAACCTCAGCCAACCGGCGGTGAGTGGGCAGCTGCGCGCACTTCAGGAGCAGTTCGGGCAGGCGCTGTACGTGCGGCAGGGTCGCGGCGTGGCCCTCACGGAGGCCGGGGAGCGGCTCCTGCCGCACGCGCAGGCCATTGCGCGGAACCTGGCGGAGGTCGCGGGGCAGATCAGTGGCGCGCGGCAGCGTCCGGTCGCGGCGCTGCGGGTGGGTCTGTCGTTCGCCCTGAGTGAGCAGGCCAGCGCGCTGGTCCGGCGCGCCCGGGCGGCGGGTCTGCACCTGCGGGTCGTGGCGCGGCCGGCCGGGACGCTGACCGAGGAGGTCCGCGCCGGGCGGCTGGGCGCGGCGCTGATCATCACGTCCCCGCAGCGGCCCGTGGAGGGCCTGGACCTGCACCGCGTCGGGGAGGACCAGTTGCGGCTGGTCACGCCGCCCGGCCACGCCCTGGCCGGTCTGGGGTACGTGCCCCCGCACGCGCTGCGCGGCGAGACGCTGCTGTGGTCCGCGCGGGGCAGCGGCGTGCGCCGTCAGGCCGAGCGGCTGCTGGACGGGGTGGGCGTCCCCCCCGGTCAGGGCCTGGAACTGGGGAGCCTGTGGGGGGTACTGGCGGGCGTACGGGCCGGGGACGGCGTGGCGATCATGCCCGCGTCGTTCGTGGCGCGGGACGTGCAGATGGGTGCCGTGGCCAGCGTGGGGCTGGAAGCCCCGGCGGTCACGGTGGTGCACACGCTGGTCACGGCGCCCGAGCCGCTGCTGTCCGCCGAGGTGCACGCCCTGGTGCGCCTGCTGCGACCCGGCTGA
- a CDS encoding PspA/IM30 family protein gives MSILDRLSRLLRANVNDLISKAEDPGKIIDQALRDMRAAYADARSEVADAMSQNAKLEREANTNRRLASEYEKKAEEALRGGSEDLAREALRRSQNAKDLAAGFEEQLSTQSQTVEQLKTQLRALEAKIDEMESKKSLLAARQKTAQAGATLDRVSGFSKAGSAMDAFEDMEEKVSGMEDRNRAMQDLRKENDFDAQLKDLGRTQALDDAMAALKAKVQGGGGSNSSS, from the coding sequence ATGAGTATCCTTGACCGCCTCTCGCGCCTGCTGCGCGCGAACGTGAACGACCTGATCAGCAAGGCCGAGGACCCCGGCAAGATCATCGACCAGGCCCTGCGCGACATGCGCGCCGCGTACGCCGACGCGCGCAGCGAAGTGGCCGACGCCATGAGCCAGAACGCCAAGCTGGAACGCGAGGCGAACACCAACCGCCGCCTGGCCAGCGAGTACGAGAAGAAGGCCGAGGAGGCCCTGCGCGGCGGCAGCGAGGACCTGGCCCGCGAGGCGCTGCGCCGCTCGCAGAATGCCAAGGACCTCGCGGCGGGCTTCGAGGAGCAGCTCAGCACGCAGTCCCAGACGGTCGAGCAGCTCAAGACCCAGCTGCGCGCCCTGGAAGCCAAGATCGACGAGATGGAAAGCAAGAAGTCCCTGCTCGCCGCCCGTCAGAAGACCGCGCAGGCCGGAGCCACCCTGGACCGCGTGTCGGGCTTCAGCAAGGCAGGCAGCGCCATGGACGCCTTCGAGGACATGGAGGAGAAGGTCTCCGGGATGGAAGACCGCAACCGCGCCATGCAGGACCTGCGTAAGGAGAACGACTTCGACGCGCAGCTCAAGGACCTGGGCCGCACCCAGGCGCTCGATGACGCCATGGCAGCCCTGAAAGCCAAGGTGCAGGGCGGGGGCGGCAGCAATAGCAGCAGCTGA
- the dxs gene encoding 1-deoxy-D-xylulose-5-phosphate synthase, with product MTDIRPSGTPLLDLVSSPDDLKRLSRDQLPALSQELRDEITRVCSVGGLHLASSLGATDLIVALHYVLNSPRDRILFDVGHQAYAHKMLTGRRDQMATVKKEGGLSGFTKVSESPHDAITVGHASTSLANALGMAMARDALGQDYKVAAVIGDGSLTGGMALAALNTIGDMNRRMLIVLNDNEMSISENVGAMNKFMRGLQVQKWFQEGEGAGKKAMQAVSKPLADFMSRAKSSTRHFFDPASVNPFAAMGVRYVGPVDGHNVQELVWLMERLVDLDGPTILHVVTKKGKGLSYAEADPIYWHGPGKFDPSTGEFSASKAYSWSNAFGDAMTELAAQDPRTFVITPAMREGSGLVGYSKAHPNRYLDVGIAEEVAVTAAAGMALQGLRPVVAIYSSFLQRAYDQVLHDVAIEHLNVTFAIDRAGIVGADGATHNGVFDLSFLRSIPGVRIGLPKDAAELRGMLKYAQTHDGPFAVRYPRGNTTPVPEGTWPELEWGTWERVKDGADVVILAGGKALEYAQKAAADLDGVGVVNARFVKPLDEAMLRDVARSARAIITVEDNTVVGGFGSAVLEFLNAEGLRTPVRVLGIPDEFQEHATVESVHARSGIDAQAIRTVLAELGVDVPLGV from the coding sequence ATGACCGACATCCGACCAAGCGGCACGCCGCTGCTGGACCTTGTCAGCAGCCCCGACGACCTCAAGCGTCTGTCCCGCGATCAGCTGCCCGCGCTGTCGCAGGAACTGCGGGACGAGATCACGCGGGTGTGCTCGGTGGGCGGCCTGCACCTGGCGTCCTCGCTGGGTGCCACGGACCTGATCGTGGCGCTGCACTACGTCCTGAACTCCCCGCGCGACCGGATCCTCTTTGACGTGGGGCATCAGGCGTACGCGCACAAGATGCTCACGGGCCGCCGCGACCAGATGGCCACCGTGAAGAAGGAGGGGGGCCTGTCGGGCTTCACGAAGGTCAGCGAGTCCCCGCACGACGCGATCACCGTCGGGCACGCCAGCACCAGCCTGGCGAACGCGCTGGGCATGGCCATGGCCCGCGACGCGCTGGGTCAGGACTACAAGGTCGCCGCCGTGATCGGCGACGGCAGCCTGACTGGCGGCATGGCGCTGGCGGCGCTGAACACCATCGGGGACATGAACCGCCGCATGCTGATCGTCCTGAACGACAACGAGATGAGCATCAGCGAGAACGTCGGCGCGATGAACAAATTCATGCGTGGCCTGCAGGTGCAGAAGTGGTTCCAGGAGGGAGAGGGCGCCGGCAAGAAGGCCATGCAGGCGGTCAGTAAACCCCTGGCGGACTTCATGAGCCGCGCCAAGAGCAGCACCCGGCACTTCTTCGACCCGGCCAGCGTGAACCCCTTCGCCGCGATGGGCGTGCGCTACGTGGGTCCGGTGGACGGGCACAACGTGCAGGAACTCGTGTGGCTCATGGAGCGCCTCGTGGATCTGGACGGGCCGACCATCCTGCACGTCGTCACGAAGAAGGGCAAGGGCCTCAGCTACGCGGAAGCCGACCCGATCTACTGGCACGGCCCGGGCAAGTTCGACCCGAGCACCGGGGAGTTCAGCGCCAGCAAGGCGTACTCGTGGAGCAACGCCTTCGGGGACGCCATGACCGAACTGGCCGCGCAGGACCCGCGCACGTTCGTGATCACACCCGCCATGCGCGAGGGCAGCGGGCTGGTCGGGTACTCGAAGGCGCACCCGAACCGCTACCTGGACGTCGGCATCGCTGAGGAGGTCGCCGTGACCGCCGCCGCTGGTATGGCCCTCCAGGGTCTGCGCCCGGTCGTGGCGATCTACTCGTCGTTCCTGCAACGCGCATACGATCAGGTGCTGCACGACGTGGCCATCGAGCACCTGAACGTCACGTTCGCCATTGACCGCGCCGGGATCGTGGGCGCGGACGGCGCGACGCACAACGGAGTATTCGACCTGAGCTTCCTCCGGTCCATTCCCGGCGTGCGGATCGGCCTGCCGAAGGACGCGGCGGAACTGCGCGGCATGCTGAAGTACGCGCAGACGCACGACGGTCCCTTCGCGGTCCGTTACCCGCGCGGCAACACCACGCCCGTGCCCGAGGGCACCTGGCCTGAACTGGAGTGGGGCACCTGGGAGCGCGTGAAGGACGGTGCGGACGTGGTGATCCTGGCGGGTGGCAAGGCCCTGGAGTACGCGCAGAAGGCCGCTGCTGACCTGGACGGCGTGGGTGTCGTGAACGCCCGCTTCGTCAAACCCCTAGATGAAGCGATGCTGCGCGACGTGGCCCGCAGCGCCCGCGCGATCATCACCGTCGAGGACAATACCGTCGTCGGCGGCTTCGGCAGCGCCGTGCTGGAATTTCTGAACGCCGAGGGCCTCCGGACCCCCGTACGAGTCCTGGGCATCCCCGACGAATTTCAGGAGCACGCCACCGTCGAGAGCGTTCACGCCCGCAGCGGCATCGACGCGCAGGCGATCCGCACGGTGCTGGCCGAACTCGGCGTCGACGTACCACTCGGGGTATAG
- a CDS encoding glutamate-5-semialdehyde dehydrogenase gives MSESSPHNLSVREMGVRARAAARVLRSLPTARKVAALHAIAAGLRANAPAILTANAQDVQAALEAGLPAPMVARLRLDARLLDGIAADVEAVSRLPDPVGETTPAQVQPSGIRVSTRRVPLGVLGVIYESRPNVTVDVAALALMSGNAVILRGGKETVRSNAALEAVIHAALRGQGLPADGVQVIRDPARERMLELLKLDDLVDAIIPRGGAGLHRYCVENATVPVIVGGIGVVHVYLDPSFTRDPGDRARALEIVRNAKVQKPSACNALDTLLIHEEALDALPDIARDLQAHGVTLRTDPAAHAALRAAGISSDPATAADYGTEFLALTASVKTVPSFEEALDFIAARGNHTDVILTRDDTQAQRFIKDVDSAAVVVNASPRFNDGGQLGLGAEVAISTQKLHARGPMGLRELTTTKWVVEGNGEVRG, from the coding sequence ATGAGTGAGTCGTCCCCCCACAACCTGAGCGTCCGGGAGATGGGCGTGCGGGCCCGCGCCGCCGCCCGCGTGCTGCGGTCGCTGCCCACCGCGCGCAAGGTGGCCGCACTGCACGCGATCGCCGCCGGACTGCGCGCCAATGCGCCCGCGATCCTGACCGCGAACGCGCAGGACGTGCAGGCCGCGCTGGAGGCCGGGCTGCCTGCGCCGATGGTGGCCCGCCTGCGCCTGGACGCACGCCTGCTGGACGGCATCGCGGCGGACGTGGAGGCCGTGTCGCGCCTGCCCGACCCGGTGGGGGAGACCACCCCCGCGCAGGTGCAGCCGAGCGGCATCCGCGTGAGCACCCGGCGCGTGCCGCTGGGCGTGCTGGGCGTCATCTACGAGAGCCGACCGAACGTGACCGTGGACGTCGCCGCACTGGCCCTGATGAGCGGGAACGCCGTGATCCTGCGCGGCGGCAAGGAGACGGTGCGCAGCAACGCCGCGCTGGAAGCCGTGATCCACGCCGCGCTGCGCGGTCAGGGCCTCCCGGCGGACGGGGTGCAGGTCATCCGCGACCCGGCCCGCGAGCGCATGCTGGAACTCCTGAAGCTGGATGATCTGGTCGACGCGATCATCCCGCGCGGCGGGGCCGGCCTGCACCGCTACTGCGTGGAGAACGCGACCGTGCCCGTCATCGTGGGCGGCATCGGCGTGGTGCACGTGTACTTGGACCCCAGCTTCACCCGCGACCCCGGCGACCGGGCGCGTGCCCTGGAGATCGTGCGGAACGCTAAGGTGCAGAAACCCAGCGCCTGCAACGCCCTGGACACCCTCCTGATTCACGAGGAGGCGCTGGACGCCCTGCCGGACATCGCCCGCGACCTCCAGGCGCACGGCGTCACGCTGCGCACCGACCCGGCCGCCCACGCGGCCCTGAGGGCTGCTGGGATCAGCAGCGACCCCGCCACGGCCGCCGATTACGGCACCGAGTTCCTGGCCCTGACCGCCAGCGTGAAGACCGTCCCCTCCTTCGAGGAGGCGCTGGATTTCATTGCCGCGCGCGGGAACCACACCGACGTGATCCTCACCCGCGATGACACTCAGGCGCAGCGGTTCATCAAGGATGTCGATTCGGCGGCGGTGGTCGTGAACGCCAGCCCCCGCTTCAACGACGGCGGGCAACTCGGCCTGGGTGCGGAGGTCGCCATCAGCACCCAGAAACTCCACGCCCGCGGCCCCATGGGCCTGCGCGAACTGACGACTACGAAATGGGTCGTGGAAGGCAACGGCGAGGTGCGCGGGTAG
- the hemL gene encoding glutamate-1-semialdehyde 2,1-aminomutase, whose amino-acid sequence MTTELQAAVLPAPTAHSEALFARARAVTPGGVNSPVRAFRSVGGTPRFIARADGAYLTDADGTRLLDYIGSWGPMILGHNHPAVRGAIADALQYGTSFGAPGEREVLLAELVTRLTGVDRVRFVSSGTEATMSALRLARGVTGRKFIVKFRGNYHGHADGLLVEAGSGLLTNADGALGAAAPSSAGVPEEYAGLTLVSEYNDPAALDALMTARGSEVAAVIFEPVVGNAGVLIPTPEFLAALHRVKTHGALLIADEVMTGFRLSLGGATGLLGLRPDLICWGKIIGGGLPVGAYGGRAEVMDFVSPQGPVYQAGTLSGNPLAMAAGLATLSALEADPDLYARLGAYTTALAAGLRDAAAAAGVPISINHIGSMLTAFHLDAPDGSVRTYTDAAASDTKAFARWFQGMLGRGVYWAPSQFESIFVSGVHGDAELNATLDAARAAYQDLGA is encoded by the coding sequence ATGACCACCGAGTTGCAAGCTGCTGTTCTACCCGCGCCCACGGCGCATTCGGAGGCGCTGTTCGCGCGCGCGCGGGCCGTCACGCCGGGCGGGGTGAACAGTCCGGTGCGGGCCTTCCGCAGCGTGGGCGGCACGCCGCGCTTCATCGCCCGCGCGGACGGCGCGTACCTGACCGACGCGGACGGCACGCGCCTGCTGGATTACATCGGGTCGTGGGGGCCGATGATCCTGGGGCACAACCACCCGGCGGTGCGGGGGGCCATTGCGGACGCCCTGCAGTACGGCACGAGTTTCGGCGCGCCCGGCGAGCGGGAGGTGCTGCTGGCGGAACTGGTGACGCGCCTGACAGGCGTGGACCGCGTGCGTTTCGTGAGCAGCGGCACCGAGGCCACCATGAGCGCGCTGCGGCTGGCGCGGGGCGTGACGGGCCGGAAGTTCATCGTGAAGTTCCGCGGGAACTACCACGGGCACGCGGACGGCCTGCTCGTGGAGGCCGGGAGTGGCCTGCTGACGAACGCGGACGGAGCGCTGGGCGCGGCCGCCCCGAGCAGCGCGGGCGTGCCCGAGGAGTACGCGGGCCTGACGCTGGTGAGCGAGTACAACGATCCGGCGGCGCTGGACGCCCTGATGACCGCGCGCGGGTCGGAGGTGGCGGCGGTGATCTTCGAGCCGGTGGTGGGGAACGCCGGGGTGCTGATTCCCACGCCGGAGTTCCTGGCGGCGCTGCACCGCGTGAAGACCCACGGGGCGCTGCTGATCGCGGACGAGGTCATGACCGGCTTCCGCCTGTCGCTGGGCGGCGCGACCGGCCTGCTGGGCCTGCGCCCGGACCTGATCTGCTGGGGCAAGATCATCGGCGGCGGCCTGCCGGTGGGCGCGTACGGGGGCCGCGCCGAGGTGATGGATTTCGTGTCCCCGCAGGGCCCGGTGTATCAGGCGGGGACGCTCAGCGGAAACCCGCTGGCGATGGCAGCGGGCCTCGCGACCCTGAGCGCGCTGGAGGCCGACCCGGACCTCTACGCGCGGCTCGGGGCGTACACCACCGCTCTGGCGGCCGGCCTGCGGGACGCGGCGGCAGCGGCGGGCGTGCCGATCAGCATCAACCACATCGGCAGCATGCTGACCGCCTTCCACCTGGACGCGCCGGACGGCAGTGTGCGCACGTACACGGACGCCGCCGCGAGCGACACGAAGGCCTTCGCCCGCTGGTTCCAGGGGATGCTGGGCCGGGGCGTGTACTGGGCGCCCAGCCAGTTCGAGAGCATCTTCGTCAGTGGCGTGCACGGCGACGCGGAACTGAACGCCACGCTGGACGCCGCGCGCGCCGCTTACCAGGATCTGGGCGCATGA